The Devosia sp. YIM 151766 genome includes a region encoding these proteins:
- a CDS encoding lipopolysaccharide biosynthesis protein encodes MSDARSGMLDAAIALGIRVLSAGLVFGLQVLLARLMPADGYGGFVTLWTWMLALGSFAALGFAESSVRFLPRYHLRGRVAALRNYWRFGLAMVFGASVALAIAAIAVAVGIGIADGPGLMLLLVALGLPFLAMEYFLEGVARSFGWFRLAALPVYIVRPILIGLICVGLSAAGIVLSLPIVGAVLIGSMALVTAGLALVLARRLRVVAPEGAAPTRRQRRLWLMASLPLLLLSGLEDLTGYGDVLVLSLLAEPEAVGIYFAAARSLALAGFVTYAMTLVAGRRFALDLAGKSRADLQDSILENTRMTLWATIAAVALALLAGPLLLGAFGEAFIAGYGVMVVLGAGMVVRAMAGQAGEAVIVLGRQREGLLVALGVLAIMTALALALVPLFGIVGAALASATAMTCRTLALALVLHRVEGLRILAFGLPRIRRKPLLSKPI; translated from the coding sequence ATGTCTGATGCCCGATCCGGGATGCTGGATGCCGCCATAGCCCTGGGCATCCGCGTGTTGAGCGCCGGATTGGTGTTCGGCTTGCAGGTGCTGCTCGCCCGGCTGATGCCGGCGGATGGCTATGGCGGTTTCGTGACGCTGTGGACCTGGATGCTGGCGCTGGGAAGCTTCGCGGCGCTGGGCTTTGCCGAATCCAGCGTCCGTTTCCTGCCGCGCTATCACCTGCGGGGCCGGGTGGCCGCCTTGCGGAATTATTGGCGGTTCGGGCTGGCAATGGTGTTCGGCGCCAGCGTGGCGCTGGCGATCGCGGCAATCGCCGTGGCGGTCGGCATCGGCATTGCCGATGGACCGGGATTGATGCTGCTGCTGGTGGCACTGGGATTGCCGTTCCTGGCCATGGAATATTTCCTCGAAGGGGTGGCGCGCAGCTTCGGCTGGTTCCGGCTGGCGGCTCTGCCGGTTTATATCGTGCGACCCATCCTGATCGGACTGATCTGTGTCGGCCTCAGCGCCGCCGGGATAGTCCTGAGCCTGCCGATTGTCGGCGCCGTGCTGATCGGCTCCATGGCGCTGGTGACGGCCGGTCTGGCGCTGGTGCTGGCGCGGCGGCTGCGGGTCGTGGCGCCCGAGGGGGCCGCGCCGACGCGCCGCCAGCGGCGCTTGTGGCTGATGGCCTCGCTGCCTTTGCTGCTGCTGTCCGGATTGGAGGATCTGACCGGCTATGGCGATGTGCTGGTGCTCAGCCTGCTGGCCGAGCCGGAAGCGGTCGGGATCTATTTCGCCGCGGCGCGCAGCCTGGCGCTGGCCGGCTTCGTCACCTATGCGATGACGCTGGTGGCCGGCCGGCGCTTCGCCCTGGACCTGGCGGGAAAATCGCGGGCCGACCTGCAAGACAGCATTCTTGAAAATACCCGGATGACCCTATGGGCGACCATCGCCGCCGTGGCCCTGGCCCTGCTGGCGGGACCGCTGCTTCTCGGCGCTTTTGGCGAGGCGTTCATTGCCGGATATGGCGTCATGGTCGTGCTTGGCGCCGGCATGGTGGTGCGGGCCATGGCAGGGCAGGCGGGTGAGGCTGTTATCGTGTTGGGACGCCAGCGGGAGGGCTTGCTGGTGGCGCTGGGCGTGCTGGCGATAATGACGGCGCTGGCATTGGCGCTGGTGCCGCTATTCGGCATTGTGGGCGCCGCCCTGGCCAGCGCCACGGCGATGACGTGCCGGACGCTGGCTCTGGCTTTGGTGCTGCATCGGGTCGAAGGCTTGCGCATATTGGCTTTCGGTTTGCCGCGTATTCGGCGCAAGCCCTTGTTATCGAAGCCGATTTGA
- a CDS encoding GNAT family N-acetyltransferase, with translation MWPRGSIATRVLGTLEEIEAIAAAWRGLETDCADPLGYFQSYDWCRNWVARFGRDGAYRPYIVTLWCDENLIAIWPRMIVEIAGIKRLETLGMPHSQYCGVLVRRDAAPMAKIARQLRAAVQASKCDVTISRAVPEGSALAEILADKPVVTGSDNLASLLDLSGFASAEAYTAQLGKLQKRNRNRRRNHLARLGELSFEVIWPDHPEFEALVRQCTEMKRRWLTETGRFSTGFSMGGYEDFLALLAGDSVRHSGACLSVLRVGDRVAAIELGLLHQKHYYAYIGGFDWDLRDLSPGKVQMDLTVGWLIDHGIAAYDLLINQADYKTSWTNRSIAVTSRAEALSWRGRFYASAWLPRLRPALKRLHGRLPKTVEQATNFLRPAVCLLLYV, from the coding sequence GTGTGGCCAAGGGGCAGCATTGCCACGCGTGTGCTCGGCACGCTGGAAGAGATCGAGGCCATTGCTGCGGCATGGCGCGGGCTCGAGACCGATTGCGCCGATCCGCTGGGCTATTTCCAGAGCTATGATTGGTGCCGCAATTGGGTGGCGCGCTTCGGCCGGGATGGCGCATATCGGCCCTATATCGTCACCCTTTGGTGCGACGAAAACCTGATCGCCATCTGGCCCCGCATGATTGTGGAAATTGCCGGCATCAAGCGGCTGGAAACGCTGGGCATGCCGCATAGCCAATATTGCGGCGTACTGGTGCGGCGGGACGCGGCGCCCATGGCCAAGATCGCCCGGCAGCTTCGGGCCGCCGTCCAGGCTTCGAAATGCGACGTGACGATTTCCCGGGCGGTGCCGGAAGGGTCGGCATTGGCGGAAATATTGGCCGACAAGCCGGTGGTGACGGGCTCTGACAACCTGGCCTCCCTGCTCGATCTGTCCGGCTTTGCCTCTGCGGAGGCTTATACCGCCCAATTGGGCAAGCTGCAGAAGCGCAATCGTAACCGGCGCCGCAACCACCTGGCGCGCCTGGGGGAATTGAGCTTTGAGGTGATCTGGCCCGATCATCCCGAATTCGAGGCGCTGGTGCGGCAATGCACCGAGATGAAGCGCCGTTGGCTGACCGAGACCGGACGGTTCAGCACCGGCTTCTCCATGGGTGGCTATGAGGATTTCCTGGCCTTGCTCGCCGGCGACAGCGTTAGGCATTCGGGGGCATGCCTGTCGGTGTTGCGGGTGGGCGACCGCGTGGCCGCCATCGAATTGGGCCTGCTCCATCAAAAGCATTATTACGCCTATATCGGCGGCTTCGACTGGGATCTGCGCGATCTGTCGCCGGGCAAGGTGCAGATGGACCTGACTGTGGGCTGGCTGATCGACCATGGCATTGCCGCCTATGACCTCTTGATCAATCAGGCCGATTACAAGACCAGCTGGACCAATAGATCGATTGCCGTGACCAGCCGGGCCGAGGCGCTGAGCTGGCGGGGCCGCTTCTATGCGTCAGCATGGCTGCCTCGACTGCGTCCGGCACTGAAGCGCTTGCATGGGCGCTTGCCGAAGACGGTGGAGCAGGCGACCAATTTCCTCAGGCCGGCGGTCTGCCTGCTGCTCTATGTCTGA
- the ltaE gene encoding low-specificity L-threonine aldolase: MNVVRHDFRSDTVTRPSIGMRAAMAEAEVGDDVYGEDPTVNLLEQRLAGMLGKDAALFVPSGTQSNLLALMSHCGRGEGFIAGQDAHCYKYEAGGAAVLGSIQPQPIVQQPDGTMALDDIEADIKSGDSHFATTRMIALENTYGGRALPMRYMEAVADLADRYGLGLHLDGARAFNACAALGVGIAEFTARFDTVSICLSKGLGAPVGSVLAGRADLIETARRHRKMLGGGMRQAGILAAAGLYALDNNIARLADDHRRARMLAAGLARHEALRVTMPDTNIVWVDMDSAIGERLTPYLASHGVAVSGRYGQQRWVTHLDVGDADIEQALNLVDRFFLSDGNALPFGQKDFV; this comes from the coding sequence ATGAACGTTGTCCGCCACGATTTCCGCTCCGATACGGTGACCCGGCCCAGCATCGGAATGCGCGCCGCCATGGCAGAGGCCGAGGTGGGCGACGATGTGTATGGCGAGGATCCCACCGTCAATCTGCTGGAGCAGCGCCTGGCCGGGATGCTGGGCAAGGACGCGGCCCTCTTCGTGCCCTCCGGCACGCAATCGAACCTGCTGGCATTGATGAGCCATTGCGGGCGGGGCGAAGGCTTCATCGCCGGGCAGGATGCGCATTGCTATAAATACGAGGCCGGCGGCGCCGCGGTCCTGGGCTCGATCCAGCCGCAACCCATCGTGCAGCAGCCGGACGGCACCATGGCGCTGGACGATATCGAGGCCGATATCAAATCCGGCGACAGCCATTTCGCCACGACGCGGATGATCGCGCTGGAGAACACCTATGGCGGCCGCGCGCTGCCGATGCGCTATATGGAGGCGGTGGCCGATCTGGCGGACCGATATGGGCTGGGCCTGCATCTCGATGGCGCGCGGGCCTTCAATGCCTGCGCGGCTCTGGGCGTCGGGATCGCGGAATTCACGGCGCGCTTCGACACGGTTTCCATTTGCCTCTCCAAGGGCCTGGGCGCGCCAGTCGGCTCAGTGCTGGCCGGACGCGCCGATCTGATCGAGACAGCGCGCCGCCACCGCAAGATGCTGGGTGGTGGCATGCGGCAGGCGGGCATATTGGCGGCGGCGGGGCTCTATGCACTGGACAACAATATCGCCCGGCTGGCCGACGACCATCGCCGCGCCCGGATGCTGGCGGCAGGCCTGGCCCGGCACGAGGCGTTGCGGGTGACCATGCCGGATACCAATATTGTTTGGGTGGACATGGATTCCGCTATCGGAGAGCGGCTGACGCCCTATCTCGCCAGCCATGGCGTGGCGGTTTCGGGGCGTTATGGCCAGCAACGCTGGGTGACGCATCTCGATGTGGGTGACGCGGATATTGAACAGGCATTGAACCTGGTGGACCGCTTTTTCCTTAGTGACGGTAATGCTTTACCATTTGGGCAGAAAGACTTTGTCTAA
- a CDS encoding cold-shock protein, protein MATGTVKWFNGQKGYGFIQPDEGGADVFVHISAVQRSGLNGLDEGQKINYEIVKDKRTGKSAADNLTAD, encoded by the coding sequence ATGGCAACGGGCACCGTTAAGTGGTTCAACGGCCAAAAAGGCTATGGCTTCATTCAGCCGGACGAGGGTGGTGCGGACGTATTCGTCCATATCTCCGCCGTCCAGCGCTCCGGCCTCAATGGCCTGGATGAAGGCCAGAAAATCAATTACGAGATCGTCAAGGACAAGCGGACCGGTAAATCCGCCGCCGACAATCTCACCGCCGACTGA